The Coffea arabica cultivar ET-39 chromosome 8e, Coffea Arabica ET-39 HiFi, whole genome shotgun sequence genome window below encodes:
- the LOC140012936 gene encoding bax inhibitor 1-like, translated as MEGFTSFFDSQSASRSGWSYESLKNFRQISPVVQNHLKQVYLTLCCALVASAVGAYLHILWNIGGFLTTVGCMGSMMWLLSTPPFEEHKRLSLLMAAAAFEGASIGPLIELAISFDPSILVSAVIGCAIAFGCFSAAAMLARRREYLYLAGLLSSGVSILFWLHFASSIFGGSLAFFKFELYFGLLVFVGYIVVDTQDIIEKAHYGDLDYVKHSLTLFVDFVAVFVRVLIIMLKNASEKEEKKRKRRH; from the exons atggaAGGGTTTACGTCGTTCTTTGACTCGCAATCGGCGTCCAGAAGTGGTTGGAGCTACGAATCTCTGAAGAACTTCCGGCAGATCTCTCCCGtcgttcaaaatcatctcaagCAG GTTTATCTCACACTATGTTGTGCACTGGTAGCATCAGCTGTTGGTGCTTATCTTCACATACTCTGGAACATTGGAGGCTTCCTGACCACTGTTGGATGCATGGGATCCATGATGTGGTTACTTTCCACCCCTCCCTTTGAGGAG CATAAAAGGCTTTCACTGTTGATGGCAGCTGCAGCTTTTGAAGGGGCTTCCATTGGTCCTCTGATTGAGTTGGCTATTAGCTTTGACCCTAG CATCTTGGTAAGTGCAGTTATTGGTTGTGCTATTGCCTTTGGTTGTTTCTCAGCAGCTGCTATGTTGGCAAGGCGCAGGGAATATCTGTATCTTGCAGGCCTTCTTTCTTCTGGTGTTTCCATTCTTTTCTGGCTGCACTTTGCATCCTCCATCTTTGGAGGGTCTTTGGCATTTTTCAAGTTTGAG CTATATTTTGGGCTACTAGTGTTTGTGGGCTATATAGTAGTGGACACCCAGGATATCATTGAGAAGGCGCACTACGGTGATCTGGACTATGTGAAGCACTCTCTTACCCTTTTTGTAGACTTTGTTGCTGTCTTTGTGCGGGTTCTTATAATAATg TTGAAAAACGCATCAGAGAAGGAagagaagaagaggaaaaggaGACACTAA
- the LOC140012517 gene encoding uncharacterized protein isoform X3 → MEIQTDLTNSHLSLHLGTFASTTDSEKAWHIFSLLLSLRRPARPTELASITTLFYTTPQLIEFLCFIPTSPLFLTPNYFVTFSSVGYLAISQFVANSDICLNLLPRFQLGLRLSSYGERQRSEGGQMVKKRKKFMMGNEKLQVGKRRAVSDDFDGKEDDKVVLRLPSVVSNASTQAYFSDGNMSRDITLQSFEPPAVAFDALELEKAMLRTSLLLDSSDELPKFNIGETGYGNEKVTDFFVNRDEVNYASRTGCQFDSLDSRGCQNFLPSISEHRVKAVPFSEMNHVAMLQSPFGSMEDNVNEESSFRKIRFTGTSRLQLYQETQHSQKEVVPVVDPCESGNEDIKFMQSNQEEPHRANDENCLIAMNKIDGLQEDKLLKNISEDCSSMIPSIEKEKVIKLPNSQATLTASGLSVGQNPLAKISHKSKTDQKQAPSQRLHSIDKTLENANAACSPLQKLQTRTDKKPIPMKQHMKYYGHQDMNVKEKKENLDKNREPSVNPSHGQQRVLPNFEPFIVEEEEGSGGYGTVYRARRKSDGVTFAIKCPHVNANRNHVHNELKMLERFGGKNFVIKYEGSFKNGDSDCLVLEHVEHDRPEVLKRDIDVCELQWYGYCMFRALAGLHKQGIVHRDVKPGNFLFNRKACKGYLIDFNLAMDLNQKYGTADKTKLSHDVSLNSVPLSRAISIPPSKSRKILTPKAVELANREQGKVLKPLLISKDTRKKIQNSNHCAEVGSRSAIKSQGADGSGITSAREATSTKTLSAEKFREPLPSQGRKELINLVQEALQGANRGSANVPVSKRKRIAATPAKVDRKFLYITPMPLHSAGGVVGGAGVLKNKGDGKNKREGPCVGTKGFRAPEVLFRSLHQGPKVDIWSAGVTLLYLLAGRTPFAGDPDQNVKEIAKLRGSEDLWEVAKLHGRESSFPAGLLDIKSLPSIKLQDWCKHNNRRPDFLEVIPGSFFDLVDKCLTVNPRLRISAEEALRHEFFTPCHEALRKHRLLRQEASLDSASSCVLLHEQSQKCAEVS, encoded by the exons ATGGAAATCCAAACCGATTTAACAAACTCGCACCTGAGTTTGCATCTCGGTACATTCGCCTCCACCACTGACTCAGAAAAGGCCTGGCatattttttctctcttgctctctctccgGCGGCCGGCGCGGCCAACTGAACTTGCAAGCATAACCACGCTTTTCTATACTACTCCACAATTGATAGAATTTCTCTGTTTTATCCCCACTTCTCCTCTTTTTTTAACTCCTAATTACTTCGTCACCTTTTCTTCCGTCGGATACCTAGCAATCTCGCAATTTGTCGCGAATTCGGATATATGTTTGAATTTGTTGCCGCGGTTTCAGTTAGGTTTACGGTTAAGTAGTTATGGGGAGAGGCAACGGAGTGAGGGAGGACAAATggtgaagaagaggaagaaatttATGATGGGGAATGAGAAGTTGCAGGTGGGGAAAAGGAGAGCTGTTTCCGATGATTTTGAcg GAAAGGAAGATGATAAGGTGGTGTTGAGATTGCCCAGTGTGGTCAGTAATGCTTCTACTCAG GCATATTTTTCTGATGGTAACATGAGCAGAGACATAACTTTGCAGTCCTTTGAGCCACCTGCAGTGGCATTTGATGCTCTTGAACTGGAGAAAGCAATGTTGAGGACATCCTTATTACTCGATTCTAGTGATGAACTGCCAAAGTTTAATATAGGGGAAACTGGATATGGTAATGAAAAGGTAACAGATTTTTTTGTCAATAGGGACGAAGTCAACTACGCATCAAGAACAGGATGTCAATTTGACTCTCTTGATTCTCGTGGATGCCAAAATTTCCTGCCATCAATATCAGAGCACAGGGTGAAAGCTGTTCCTTTTTCAGAGATGAATCATGTTGCTATGTTGCAAAGTCCCTTTGGAAGCATGGAAGACAATGTAAATGAAGAAAGTTCATTCAGAAAAATTAGATTCACCGGAACATCTAGGTTACAATTGTATCAAGAGACGCAACATTCACAAAAAGAAGTGGTGCCTGTTGTTGATCCTTGTGAAAGTGGGAATGAAGATATAAAATTCATGCAAAGCAATCAGGAAGAGCCACACAGAGCAAATGATGAAAATTGTCTGATTGCTATGAATAAAATAGATGGGTTACAAGAGGATAAGCTTCTAAAAAACATATCAGAGGACTGCAGTTCTATGATACCATctatagaaaaagaaaaggtaatAAAGCTTCCAAATAGTCAGGCTACATTGACAGCAAGTGGTCTTTCTGTTGGTCAGAATCCACTAGCCAAGATCTCCCATAAATCGAAGACTGATCAAAAGCAAGCACCGAGTCAGAGGCTCCATTCCATAGACAAGACTTTAGAGAATGCTAATGCTGCTTGCTCTCCTTTACAGAAGCTGCAAACAAGAACAGATAAGAAACCAATCCCGATGAAGCAGCACATGAAGTATTATGGTCACCAAGATATGAATGtgaaggaaaagaaggaaaatttaGATAAAAATAGGGAACCTTCTGTTAATCCATCTCAT GGACAACAAAGAGTGCTACCAAACTTTGAACCTTTTATCGTGGAAGAAGAAGAGGGCTCAG GTGGTTATGGCACAGTTTACAGGGCAAGAAGGAAGAGTGATGGAGTCACATTTGCTATCAAAT GTCCACATGTTAATGCTAATCGAAATCACGTCCATAATGAGCTGAAGATGCTGGAGCGATTTGG GGGAAAGAACTTTGTAATTAAATATGAAGGCTCATTTAAAAATGGGGATTCTGACTGCCTTGTCTTGGAGCACGTTGAGCATGATCGGCCTGAG GTCTTGAAGAGAGACATAGATGTTTGTGAGCTTCAGTGGTATGGTTATTGTATGTTCAGAGCCCTTGCTGGTCTACATAAGCAG GGCATTGTTCATAGGGATGTTAAACCTGGCAACTTTCTTTTCAATCGCAAGGCTTGTAAAGGCTATCTCATTGATTTTAATTTGGCCATG GACTTGAACCAAAAATATGGCACTGCAG acaAAACTAAGCTGAGCCATGATGTGAGCTTAAATAGCGTTCCTCTTTCTCGTGCCATTTCTATTCCACCTAGTAAGAGCAGGAAAATCCTGACTCCAAAAGCTGTGGAATTAGCTAACCGGGAGCAAGGAAAAGTATTAAAGCCCCTTCTAATCTCCAAGGACACGAGGAAGAAGATTCAAAACTCTAACCATTGTGCTGAGGTAGGCAGTAGAAGTGCAATCAAAAGTCAGGGTGCTGATGGCTCTGGGATAACCTCGGCAAGGGAAGCAACAAGCACCAAAACTTTATCCGCAGAGAAGTTCAGAGAACCTCTACCAAGCCAAGGTAGGAAGGAACTGATCAACCTGGTGCAGGAAGCATTGCAGGGTGCAAACCGTGGATCAGCAAATGTTCCTGTTTCCAAGAGAAAGAGGATTGCTGCAACTCCTGCAAAAGTGGATCGGAAATTTCTTTACATAACTCCAATGCCACTGCACTCAGCTGGAGGAGTTGTTGGCGGTGCAGGAGTATTGAAGAATAAAG GGGATGGAAAAAATAAACGAGAAGGTCCCTGTGTCGGCACAAAGGGCTTCAGGGCTCCAGAG GTATTGTTCAGATCCCTACATCAAGGCCCTAAGGTTGATATTTGGTCGGCTGGGGTGACCTTACTCTACCTGTTGGCTGGACGGACACCTTTTGCAGGCGATCCTGACCA GAATGTCAAGGAGATTGCCAAGTTGAGGGGCAGTGAAGATCTGTGGGAAGTGGCCAAGCTACACGGTCGGGAATCCTCATTTCCTGCG GGTCTATTGGACATAAAATCCTTGCCATCCATTAAACTCCAAGATTGGTGTAAACACAACAATAGAAGACCGGATTTCCTTGAGGTTATCCCAGGATCTTTTTTTGATCTCGTGGATAAGTGCTTAACAGTGAATCCAAGATTGAGGATTAGTGCGGAAGAAGCTCTTAGGCATGAATTTTTCACCCCATGTCATGAGGCCCTAAGAAAGCATAGGTTGCTCAGACAAGAAGCTAGCCTGGATTCTGCATCTTCCTGCGTTCTTTTACACGAACAATCTCAAAAATGTGCAGAAGTCTCGTGA
- the LOC140012517 gene encoding uncharacterized protein isoform X2, translating into MEIQTDLTNSHLSLHLGTFASTTDSEKAWHIFSLLLSLRRPARPTELASITTLFYTTPQLIEFLCFIPTSPLFLTPNYFVTFSSVGYLAISQFVANSDICLNLLPRFQLGLRLSSYGERQRSEGGQMVKKRKKFMMGNEKLQVGKRRAVSDDFDGKEDDKVVLRLPSVVSNASTQAYFSDGNMSRDITLQSFEPPAVAFDALELEKAMLRTSLLLDSSDELPKFNIGETGYGNEKVTDFFVNRDEVNYASRTGCQFDSLDSRGCQNFLPSISEHRVKAVPFSEMNHVAMLQSPFGSMEDNVNEESSFRKIRFTGTSRLQLYQETQHSQKEVVPVVDPCESGNEDIKFMQSNQEEPHRANDENCLIAMNKIDGLQEDKLLKNISEDCSSMIPSIEKEKVIKLPNSQATLTASGLSVGQNPLAKISHKSKTDQKQAPSQRLHSIDKTLENANAACSPLQKLQTRTDKKPIPMKQHMKYYGHQDMNVKEKKENLDKNREPSVNPSHEQGQQRVLPNFEPFIVEEEEGSGGYGTVYRARRKSDGVTFAIKCPHVNANRNHVHNELKMLERFGGKNFVIKYEGSFKNGDSDCLVLEHVEHDRPEVLKRDIDVCELQWYGYCMFRALAGLHKQGIVHRDVKPGNFLFNRKACKGYLIDFNLAMDLNQKYGTADKTKLSHDVSLNSVPLSRAISIPPSKSRKILTPKAVELANREQGKVLKPLLISKDTRKKIQNSNHCAEVGSRSAIKSQGADGSGITSAREATSTKTLSAEKFREPLPSQGRKELINLVQEALQGANRGSANVPVSKRKRIAATPAKVDRKFLYITPMPLHSAGGVVGGAGVLKNKGDGKNKREGPCVGTKGFRAPEVLFRSLHQGPKVDIWSAGVTLLYLLAGRTPFAGDPDQNVKEIAKLRGSEDLWEVAKLHGRESSFPAGLLDIKSLPSIKLQDWCKHNNRRPDFLEVIPGSFFDLVDKCLTVNPRLRISAEEALRHEFFTPCHEALRKHRLLRQEASLDSASSCVLLHEQSQKCAEVS; encoded by the exons ATGGAAATCCAAACCGATTTAACAAACTCGCACCTGAGTTTGCATCTCGGTACATTCGCCTCCACCACTGACTCAGAAAAGGCCTGGCatattttttctctcttgctctctctccgGCGGCCGGCGCGGCCAACTGAACTTGCAAGCATAACCACGCTTTTCTATACTACTCCACAATTGATAGAATTTCTCTGTTTTATCCCCACTTCTCCTCTTTTTTTAACTCCTAATTACTTCGTCACCTTTTCTTCCGTCGGATACCTAGCAATCTCGCAATTTGTCGCGAATTCGGATATATGTTTGAATTTGTTGCCGCGGTTTCAGTTAGGTTTACGGTTAAGTAGTTATGGGGAGAGGCAACGGAGTGAGGGAGGACAAATggtgaagaagaggaagaaatttATGATGGGGAATGAGAAGTTGCAGGTGGGGAAAAGGAGAGCTGTTTCCGATGATTTTGAcg GAAAGGAAGATGATAAGGTGGTGTTGAGATTGCCCAGTGTGGTCAGTAATGCTTCTACTCAG GCATATTTTTCTGATGGTAACATGAGCAGAGACATAACTTTGCAGTCCTTTGAGCCACCTGCAGTGGCATTTGATGCTCTTGAACTGGAGAAAGCAATGTTGAGGACATCCTTATTACTCGATTCTAGTGATGAACTGCCAAAGTTTAATATAGGGGAAACTGGATATGGTAATGAAAAGGTAACAGATTTTTTTGTCAATAGGGACGAAGTCAACTACGCATCAAGAACAGGATGTCAATTTGACTCTCTTGATTCTCGTGGATGCCAAAATTTCCTGCCATCAATATCAGAGCACAGGGTGAAAGCTGTTCCTTTTTCAGAGATGAATCATGTTGCTATGTTGCAAAGTCCCTTTGGAAGCATGGAAGACAATGTAAATGAAGAAAGTTCATTCAGAAAAATTAGATTCACCGGAACATCTAGGTTACAATTGTATCAAGAGACGCAACATTCACAAAAAGAAGTGGTGCCTGTTGTTGATCCTTGTGAAAGTGGGAATGAAGATATAAAATTCATGCAAAGCAATCAGGAAGAGCCACACAGAGCAAATGATGAAAATTGTCTGATTGCTATGAATAAAATAGATGGGTTACAAGAGGATAAGCTTCTAAAAAACATATCAGAGGACTGCAGTTCTATGATACCATctatagaaaaagaaaaggtaatAAAGCTTCCAAATAGTCAGGCTACATTGACAGCAAGTGGTCTTTCTGTTGGTCAGAATCCACTAGCCAAGATCTCCCATAAATCGAAGACTGATCAAAAGCAAGCACCGAGTCAGAGGCTCCATTCCATAGACAAGACTTTAGAGAATGCTAATGCTGCTTGCTCTCCTTTACAGAAGCTGCAAACAAGAACAGATAAGAAACCAATCCCGATGAAGCAGCACATGAAGTATTATGGTCACCAAGATATGAATGtgaaggaaaagaaggaaaatttaGATAAAAATAGGGAACCTTCTGTTAATCCATCTCAT GAGCAGGGACAACAAAGAGTGCTACCAAACTTTGAACCTTTTATCGTGGAAGAAGAAGAGGGCTCAG GTGGTTATGGCACAGTTTACAGGGCAAGAAGGAAGAGTGATGGAGTCACATTTGCTATCAAAT GTCCACATGTTAATGCTAATCGAAATCACGTCCATAATGAGCTGAAGATGCTGGAGCGATTTGG GGGAAAGAACTTTGTAATTAAATATGAAGGCTCATTTAAAAATGGGGATTCTGACTGCCTTGTCTTGGAGCACGTTGAGCATGATCGGCCTGAG GTCTTGAAGAGAGACATAGATGTTTGTGAGCTTCAGTGGTATGGTTATTGTATGTTCAGAGCCCTTGCTGGTCTACATAAGCAG GGCATTGTTCATAGGGATGTTAAACCTGGCAACTTTCTTTTCAATCGCAAGGCTTGTAAAGGCTATCTCATTGATTTTAATTTGGCCATG GACTTGAACCAAAAATATGGCACTGCAG acaAAACTAAGCTGAGCCATGATGTGAGCTTAAATAGCGTTCCTCTTTCTCGTGCCATTTCTATTCCACCTAGTAAGAGCAGGAAAATCCTGACTCCAAAAGCTGTGGAATTAGCTAACCGGGAGCAAGGAAAAGTATTAAAGCCCCTTCTAATCTCCAAGGACACGAGGAAGAAGATTCAAAACTCTAACCATTGTGCTGAGGTAGGCAGTAGAAGTGCAATCAAAAGTCAGGGTGCTGATGGCTCTGGGATAACCTCGGCAAGGGAAGCAACAAGCACCAAAACTTTATCCGCAGAGAAGTTCAGAGAACCTCTACCAAGCCAAGGTAGGAAGGAACTGATCAACCTGGTGCAGGAAGCATTGCAGGGTGCAAACCGTGGATCAGCAAATGTTCCTGTTTCCAAGAGAAAGAGGATTGCTGCAACTCCTGCAAAAGTGGATCGGAAATTTCTTTACATAACTCCAATGCCACTGCACTCAGCTGGAGGAGTTGTTGGCGGTGCAGGAGTATTGAAGAATAAAG GGGATGGAAAAAATAAACGAGAAGGTCCCTGTGTCGGCACAAAGGGCTTCAGGGCTCCAGAG GTATTGTTCAGATCCCTACATCAAGGCCCTAAGGTTGATATTTGGTCGGCTGGGGTGACCTTACTCTACCTGTTGGCTGGACGGACACCTTTTGCAGGCGATCCTGACCA GAATGTCAAGGAGATTGCCAAGTTGAGGGGCAGTGAAGATCTGTGGGAAGTGGCCAAGCTACACGGTCGGGAATCCTCATTTCCTGCG GGTCTATTGGACATAAAATCCTTGCCATCCATTAAACTCCAAGATTGGTGTAAACACAACAATAGAAGACCGGATTTCCTTGAGGTTATCCCAGGATCTTTTTTTGATCTCGTGGATAAGTGCTTAACAGTGAATCCAAGATTGAGGATTAGTGCGGAAGAAGCTCTTAGGCATGAATTTTTCACCCCATGTCATGAGGCCCTAAGAAAGCATAGGTTGCTCAGACAAGAAGCTAGCCTGGATTCTGCATCTTCCTGCGTTCTTTTACACGAACAATCTCAAAAATGTGCAGAAGTCTCGTGA
- the LOC140012517 gene encoding uncharacterized protein isoform X1, with product MEIQTDLTNSHLSLHLGTFASTTDSEKAWHIFSLLLSLRRPARPTELASITTLFYTTPQLIEFLCFIPTSPLFLTPNYFVTFSSVGYLAISQFVANSDICLNLLPRFQLGLRLSSYGERQRSEGGQMVKKRKKFMMGNEKLQVGKRRAVSDDFDGKEDDKVVLRLPSVVSNASTQAYFSDGNMSRDITLQSFEPPAVAFDALELEKAMLRTSLLLDSSDELPKFNIGETGYGNEKVTDFFVNRDEVNYASRTGCQFDSLDSRGCQNFLPSISEHRVKAVPFSEMNHVAMLQSPFGSMEDNVNEESSFRKIRFTGTSRLQLYQETQHSQKEVVPVVDPCESGNEDIKFMQSNQEEPHRANDENCLIAMNKIDGLQEDKLLKNISEDCSSMIPSIEKEKVIKLPNSQATLTASGLSVGQNPLAKISHKSKTDQKQAPSQRLHSIDKTLENANAACSPLQKLQTRTDKKPIPMKQHMKYYGHQDMNVKEKKENLDKNREPSVNPSHVSLLEQGQQRVLPNFEPFIVEEEEGSGGYGTVYRARRKSDGVTFAIKCPHVNANRNHVHNELKMLERFGGKNFVIKYEGSFKNGDSDCLVLEHVEHDRPEVLKRDIDVCELQWYGYCMFRALAGLHKQGIVHRDVKPGNFLFNRKACKGYLIDFNLAMDLNQKYGTADKTKLSHDVSLNSVPLSRAISIPPSKSRKILTPKAVELANREQGKVLKPLLISKDTRKKIQNSNHCAEVGSRSAIKSQGADGSGITSAREATSTKTLSAEKFREPLPSQGRKELINLVQEALQGANRGSANVPVSKRKRIAATPAKVDRKFLYITPMPLHSAGGVVGGAGVLKNKGDGKNKREGPCVGTKGFRAPEVLFRSLHQGPKVDIWSAGVTLLYLLAGRTPFAGDPDQNVKEIAKLRGSEDLWEVAKLHGRESSFPAGLLDIKSLPSIKLQDWCKHNNRRPDFLEVIPGSFFDLVDKCLTVNPRLRISAEEALRHEFFTPCHEALRKHRLLRQEASLDSASSCVLLHEQSQKCAEVS from the exons ATGGAAATCCAAACCGATTTAACAAACTCGCACCTGAGTTTGCATCTCGGTACATTCGCCTCCACCACTGACTCAGAAAAGGCCTGGCatattttttctctcttgctctctctccgGCGGCCGGCGCGGCCAACTGAACTTGCAAGCATAACCACGCTTTTCTATACTACTCCACAATTGATAGAATTTCTCTGTTTTATCCCCACTTCTCCTCTTTTTTTAACTCCTAATTACTTCGTCACCTTTTCTTCCGTCGGATACCTAGCAATCTCGCAATTTGTCGCGAATTCGGATATATGTTTGAATTTGTTGCCGCGGTTTCAGTTAGGTTTACGGTTAAGTAGTTATGGGGAGAGGCAACGGAGTGAGGGAGGACAAATggtgaagaagaggaagaaatttATGATGGGGAATGAGAAGTTGCAGGTGGGGAAAAGGAGAGCTGTTTCCGATGATTTTGAcg GAAAGGAAGATGATAAGGTGGTGTTGAGATTGCCCAGTGTGGTCAGTAATGCTTCTACTCAG GCATATTTTTCTGATGGTAACATGAGCAGAGACATAACTTTGCAGTCCTTTGAGCCACCTGCAGTGGCATTTGATGCTCTTGAACTGGAGAAAGCAATGTTGAGGACATCCTTATTACTCGATTCTAGTGATGAACTGCCAAAGTTTAATATAGGGGAAACTGGATATGGTAATGAAAAGGTAACAGATTTTTTTGTCAATAGGGACGAAGTCAACTACGCATCAAGAACAGGATGTCAATTTGACTCTCTTGATTCTCGTGGATGCCAAAATTTCCTGCCATCAATATCAGAGCACAGGGTGAAAGCTGTTCCTTTTTCAGAGATGAATCATGTTGCTATGTTGCAAAGTCCCTTTGGAAGCATGGAAGACAATGTAAATGAAGAAAGTTCATTCAGAAAAATTAGATTCACCGGAACATCTAGGTTACAATTGTATCAAGAGACGCAACATTCACAAAAAGAAGTGGTGCCTGTTGTTGATCCTTGTGAAAGTGGGAATGAAGATATAAAATTCATGCAAAGCAATCAGGAAGAGCCACACAGAGCAAATGATGAAAATTGTCTGATTGCTATGAATAAAATAGATGGGTTACAAGAGGATAAGCTTCTAAAAAACATATCAGAGGACTGCAGTTCTATGATACCATctatagaaaaagaaaaggtaatAAAGCTTCCAAATAGTCAGGCTACATTGACAGCAAGTGGTCTTTCTGTTGGTCAGAATCCACTAGCCAAGATCTCCCATAAATCGAAGACTGATCAAAAGCAAGCACCGAGTCAGAGGCTCCATTCCATAGACAAGACTTTAGAGAATGCTAATGCTGCTTGCTCTCCTTTACAGAAGCTGCAAACAAGAACAGATAAGAAACCAATCCCGATGAAGCAGCACATGAAGTATTATGGTCACCAAGATATGAATGtgaaggaaaagaaggaaaatttaGATAAAAATAGGGAACCTTCTGTTAATCCATCTCATGTGAGCTTGTTG GAGCAGGGACAACAAAGAGTGCTACCAAACTTTGAACCTTTTATCGTGGAAGAAGAAGAGGGCTCAG GTGGTTATGGCACAGTTTACAGGGCAAGAAGGAAGAGTGATGGAGTCACATTTGCTATCAAAT GTCCACATGTTAATGCTAATCGAAATCACGTCCATAATGAGCTGAAGATGCTGGAGCGATTTGG GGGAAAGAACTTTGTAATTAAATATGAAGGCTCATTTAAAAATGGGGATTCTGACTGCCTTGTCTTGGAGCACGTTGAGCATGATCGGCCTGAG GTCTTGAAGAGAGACATAGATGTTTGTGAGCTTCAGTGGTATGGTTATTGTATGTTCAGAGCCCTTGCTGGTCTACATAAGCAG GGCATTGTTCATAGGGATGTTAAACCTGGCAACTTTCTTTTCAATCGCAAGGCTTGTAAAGGCTATCTCATTGATTTTAATTTGGCCATG GACTTGAACCAAAAATATGGCACTGCAG acaAAACTAAGCTGAGCCATGATGTGAGCTTAAATAGCGTTCCTCTTTCTCGTGCCATTTCTATTCCACCTAGTAAGAGCAGGAAAATCCTGACTCCAAAAGCTGTGGAATTAGCTAACCGGGAGCAAGGAAAAGTATTAAAGCCCCTTCTAATCTCCAAGGACACGAGGAAGAAGATTCAAAACTCTAACCATTGTGCTGAGGTAGGCAGTAGAAGTGCAATCAAAAGTCAGGGTGCTGATGGCTCTGGGATAACCTCGGCAAGGGAAGCAACAAGCACCAAAACTTTATCCGCAGAGAAGTTCAGAGAACCTCTACCAAGCCAAGGTAGGAAGGAACTGATCAACCTGGTGCAGGAAGCATTGCAGGGTGCAAACCGTGGATCAGCAAATGTTCCTGTTTCCAAGAGAAAGAGGATTGCTGCAACTCCTGCAAAAGTGGATCGGAAATTTCTTTACATAACTCCAATGCCACTGCACTCAGCTGGAGGAGTTGTTGGCGGTGCAGGAGTATTGAAGAATAAAG GGGATGGAAAAAATAAACGAGAAGGTCCCTGTGTCGGCACAAAGGGCTTCAGGGCTCCAGAG GTATTGTTCAGATCCCTACATCAAGGCCCTAAGGTTGATATTTGGTCGGCTGGGGTGACCTTACTCTACCTGTTGGCTGGACGGACACCTTTTGCAGGCGATCCTGACCA GAATGTCAAGGAGATTGCCAAGTTGAGGGGCAGTGAAGATCTGTGGGAAGTGGCCAAGCTACACGGTCGGGAATCCTCATTTCCTGCG GGTCTATTGGACATAAAATCCTTGCCATCCATTAAACTCCAAGATTGGTGTAAACACAACAATAGAAGACCGGATTTCCTTGAGGTTATCCCAGGATCTTTTTTTGATCTCGTGGATAAGTGCTTAACAGTGAATCCAAGATTGAGGATTAGTGCGGAAGAAGCTCTTAGGCATGAATTTTTCACCCCATGTCATGAGGCCCTAAGAAAGCATAGGTTGCTCAGACAAGAAGCTAGCCTGGATTCTGCATCTTCCTGCGTTCTTTTACACGAACAATCTCAAAAATGTGCAGAAGTCTCGTGA